In a single window of the Necator americanus strain Aroian chromosome X, whole genome shotgun sequence genome:
- a CDS encoding hypothetical protein (NECATOR_CHRX.G21836.T1) produces the protein MEFYYIFNVARGQRFHIEVSPQWKVRQLQENIAHLTGIRVDDQVLLKACGEILDSEHLVQLNPSENNPDAPVYLFQRSSRHEKEDSRHWDQEINEITSIIDVSIENASRSEQDPDLHRVYLNIPLRARECRTASQNAIHACARFADEHRLIHQGWMALVNNMDDSVVRLKKRAARFQHQVEKVRQQREKATELLQGFDGVIEQLKQIRLPGALLAYSRGQSDRSLHSDLSLYAWISASDPQHSLQDLVEQVKEQINSFGQSDAMSTVQNIEKVVELSKDVNCREIKGINKRMSYLDHHLRQAEERDRAINTLTLKIVETPSRIDQSSLEELLSEHRYLMSQIYAELKELRVICNHFFKSKVEVLGILRMRLNSWIVRVYDRLLHAHNEVLVFEEKFTGLKQRLDLVRQIKEAPMMYATAVSEVVRRRTFHKEFVSWHSLHVDKCVALSDEESQIRAQFSAKMEKHFLRVLFHGMFDSLPTFYVKSLPKFDESLGPIDIDHLKELRNSVEDLKQYLKVTAPQVFFRLSVRDPSMPSPIVQHGVMRREESFFTADPAFSLSTLTRNFPSTNWLSTDDGMDCSPSTMPTLLMTKSPLSRVGSSSSLNMPAAPSLNQLSMLGEEDEIPTQSSSTSIAKSAPIQIPTPQPRQMSEKSSQFSTPDDHFHTADPIEERQFPVDDLTSRSQTFYEALKPTVVQILSLSKDMLDLRAELSKNYDFFKENLTKLGELTGSALSERLKQVKDYYDTELAKASEEQQRFASELQHQVVEYHKLEALHQEVKESIAHDLALQQSEKERLVEEVVHLEEKVKNVRSETYKEGIIAMELEKNRLSTEYEEIIEAKDAQMRELQKELEKKNAEIVRLQSDPESNAFRKNVIAEIRNELEKESKSKLDLLTKGITQKKEEECSRLRKELEYEKRIMEVEKNSSLKWLAVERDRLKEYIAKTLPDGESVCKTVEEEINNAAAAEQGEYRAIYGSSTATQTDISYPLIVVPTEEGVVSQYGDMRESVFAVENLPIAVEESVFIPTDAPISESERKEVNVQTRIGLRSMDRMVAVEDIVEGSTVLVIWNDRHNAYMLFSSSTYSHFVKESSVRRLGLATTLPNVPRRNWILGKVSHLDLCIIRKADNRYRLPVDTRVYRVDVEPLEGRIPRADRTST, from the exons ATGGAgttctattatattttcaaCGTTGCTCGTGGACAACGTTTCCATATTGAAGTTTCG CCGCAGTGGAAAGTACGCCaacttcaagaaaatataGCGCATTTGACGGGAATACGCGTTGACGATCAG GTTCTATTGAAGGCATGCGGTGAGATTCTAGATAGCGAACATCTTGTACAATTAAATCCTTCTGAGA ATAATCCTGATGCTCCTGTTTATCTTTTTCAACGAAGCAGCCGTCATGAGAAAGAGGACAGTCGACATTGGGACcaagaaatcaatgaaatcacTAGTATAATTGATGTTTCCATTGAGAAT GCATCTCGTTCCGAGCAAGATCCGGATTTGCATCGCGTCTATCTAAATATCCCATTACGAGCTCGTGAGTGTCGAACTGCATCTCAAAATGCTATCCATGCTTGTGCACGTTTTGCCGATGAGCATCGTCTCATCCATCAG GGTTGGATGGCTCTTGTTAATAATATGGATGACTCAGTTGTTCGGCTTAAGAAAAGAGCTGCTAGATTTCAACATCAAGTTGAGAAG gtacgTCAACAAAGAGAGAAGGCTACCGAACTTTTACAAGGTTTCGATGGAGTAATAGAACAGCTCAAACAA ATCCGTCTTCCTGGTGCGCTGCTGGCTTATTCTCGTGGGCAATCAGACCGGTCACTCCATTCCGATCTCTCGCTATATGCATGGATTTCGGCCTCGGACCCTCAACACTCACTGCAGGATCTCGTTGAGCAAGTAAAGGAACAGATAAACAGC TTTGGCCAGTCAGATGCAATGTCAACTGTGCAAAACATCGAAAAAGTGGTGGAATTGTCCAAAGATGTGAATTGTCGTGAGATCAAAGGAATAAATAAGAGAATGAGTTACTTGGATCACCACCTGCGACAAGCTGAAG AACGAGATAGAGCTATTAATACGTTGACGTTGAAAATAGTGGAAACTCCAAGTCGGATTGATCAGTCTTCACTTGAA GAATTGTTATCTGAACACCGCTATTTGATGAGTCAGATTTATGCGGAACTCAAAGAACTTCGTGTCATATGCAATCATTTCTTCAAATCCAAAGTGGAAGTGCTAGGAATTCTGAGGATGCGCCTAAATTCGTGGATTGTTCGG GTTTACGATCGTCTCCTCCATGCGCACAATGAAGTGCTTGTGTTTGAGGAGAAGTTCACAGGCTTAAAACAACGTCTTGACTTAGTTAGACAGATTAAG GAAGCTCCGATGATGTATGCCACTGCTGTTAGTGAAGTGGTTCGTCGTCGTACTTTTCACAAGGAATTCGTTTCATGGCATTCTTTGCATGTGGATAAGTGTGTTGCTCTTTCTGACGAAGAATCACAAATTCGCGctcaattttctgcaaaaatggaGAAACATTTCCTCCGTGTGCTCTTTCATG GTATGTTTGATTCACTGCCGACGTTTTATGTGAAGTCGCTGCCGAAGTTCGATGAATCTCTGGGACCGATTGATATTGACCATCTTAAAGAATTACGGAAT AGTGTTGAGGACTTGAAACAGTATCTGAAAGTTACAGCACCTCAAGTGTTTTTCCGCCTCAGCGTTAg AGATCCATCTATGCCCTCTCCGATTGTGCAACATGGGGTCATGCGACGAGAAGAAAGCTTTTTTACTGCAGACCCGGCATTTTCATTGTCTACATTGACGCGAAATTTCCCTAGTACAAACTGGTTGAG tACTGATGATGGAATGGATTGTTCTCCTTCCACTATGCCAACGTTGCTAATGACAAAGTCTCCTCTTTCAAGAGTTGGCTCATCTTCTAGCTTGAACATGCCAGCGGCTCCATCTCTAAACCAGTTGTCTATGCTA GGTGAAGAGGACGAGATACCCACCCAGTCATCATCGACTTCTATTGCTAAAAGTGCACCAATCCAGATTCCTACTCCACAACCGCGGCAG ATGTCGGAGAAGTCTAGTCAGTTCAGTACTCCAGATGACCATTTTCATACCGCGGATCCAATTGAAGAGCGG CAATTTCCCGTCGATGACTTGACTAGTCGATCGCAAACTTTTTATGAAGCACTCAAGCCCACAGTTGTGCAGATTCTTTCATTGTCAAAG GATATGCTCGATCTGCGCGCTGAGTTATCAAAAAACTACGATTTCTTTAAGGAAAACCTCACCAAACTAGGAGAGTTAACTGGATCAGCTCTTTCAGAGCGGTTAAAGCAAGTTAAGGATTACTATGACACTGAGCTAGCTAAAGCCAGTGAGGAGCAACAA CGTTTTGCATCCGAGTTACAACATCAAGTTGTTGAGTACCACAAATTAGAGGCTCTTCATCaagaagtaaaagaaagtATAGCTCATGATCTAGCATTGCAGCAAAGCGAAAAGGAAAG ACTTGTTGAAGAAGTGGTGCATCTtgaggaaaaagtgaagaatgtGAGAAGTGAAACGTATAAGGAAGGTATAATCGCTATGGAATTGGAGAAAAATCGTCTGAGCACCGAATATGAGGAAATCATTGAG GCTAAAGATGCCCAAATGCGTGAGTTGCAAAAAGAGCTGGAGAAGAAGAATGCGGAAATTGTCCGACTGCAGTCTGATCCAGAGAGCAATGCTTTCAGGAAAAATGTTATTGCAGAGATTCGTAACGAACTGGAAAAAGAGTCCAAA AGCAAACTGGATTTGTTGACGAAAGGTATTacacaaaagaaagaagaagaatgttcAAGGCTAAGAAAAGAGTTGGAGTACGAGAAAAGGATTATGGAAGTTGAGAAA aattcttctttgaaatggCTCGCTGTTGAACGAGATCGTCTAAAGGAATACATAGCAAAAACATTACCAGACGGGGAGTCGGTGTGCAAAActgttgaagaagaaataaataatgcagCAGCTGCAGAACAAGGAGAATACA GGGCAATTTATGGTTCATCTACTGCAACACAAACAGACATCTCGTATCCACTGATTGTTGTTCCAACTGAGGAAGGTGTTGTGAG CCAATATGGAGACATGAGAGAAAGCGTGTTTGCCGTCGAAAATCTCCCTATTGCCGTAGAGGAGTctgt ATTCATACCTACTGATGCGCCGATTTCCGAAAGCGAACGAAAGGAGGTCAACGTTCAAACAAGAATAG GCCTAAGATCAATGGATCGTATGGTGGCTGTTGAAGATATTGTTGAAGGATCGACAGTGTTGGTGATTTGGAATGATAGACACAACGCATATATGTTGTTCAG CTCATCGACTTACAGTCATTTTGTGAAAGAGTCATCAGTTCGCCGTCTCGGCCTAGCCACTACTCTTCCGAATGTACCTCGCCGAAATTGGATACTCGGAAAAGTGTCCCATCTTGATCTCTGTATAATTCGTAAAGCAGATAATCG CTATCGTCTGCCTGTCGACACACGGGTTTACCGCGTCGATGTCGAACCTTTGGAGGGCAGAATTCCGCGCGCGGACCGAACTTCGACGTGA